In Polynucleobacter ibericus, a genomic segment contains:
- a CDS encoding ClpXP protease specificity-enhancing factor: MSDVPSNKPYLIRALHQWCTDFGFTPFIAVFVDARVEVPMEFVKNDEIVLNLSLEACHQLQIENDWISFQARFGGVPRKIMVPVTHVLAIYARENGQGMSFPFDPAQARDLHIADAADEVPEKPKSTRPALRIVK; this comes from the coding sequence ATGTCTGACGTTCCAAGTAATAAGCCCTATCTAATCCGTGCTCTACATCAGTGGTGCACGGATTTTGGTTTTACACCCTTCATCGCTGTTTTTGTGGATGCTAGGGTAGAGGTGCCCATGGAGTTTGTTAAGAATGATGAAATCGTCCTTAACCTCTCCTTGGAGGCATGTCACCAGCTCCAGATAGAAAATGACTGGATTAGCTTTCAGGCTAGATTTGGCGGGGTTCCTCGGAAAATTATGGTCCCAGTGACTCACGTTCTAGCCATCTACGCTAGGGAAAATGGCCAGGGCATGTCCTTTCCCTTTGACCCAGCCCAAGCACGAGATTTGCACATTGCTGATGCTGCGGATGAAGTCCCAGAAAAGCCCAAATCCACAAGACCAGCCTTGAGGATTGTGAAATAG
- a CDS encoding phasin family protein, giving the protein MNQDQITAKLSQINSKGLEATFSLSEAALENAQKLAELNYAASKDVLVNAQDGIQQVLTAKDPKQVTELLNAETLQSAGNQAVAYQKKVSKVLRDGNKEFVNVVDASIDQLQDGFQDWINTVAANAPAGSDAFLSSFKTVYGSALQGFEQFRAASKEAFATAEKTADQAIETVQGQIAQVKKVATPASRSRKSA; this is encoded by the coding sequence ATGAACCAAGATCAAATCACCGCTAAATTGTCCCAAATTAACAGCAAAGGCCTCGAGGCTACATTTTCTTTAAGCGAAGCTGCTTTGGAAAATGCTCAAAAATTGGCTGAGCTGAACTACGCTGCCTCTAAGGACGTATTGGTAAATGCTCAAGACGGTATTCAACAAGTTTTGACAGCTAAGGATCCAAAGCAAGTTACCGAACTCCTCAATGCTGAAACATTGCAATCTGCTGGCAACCAAGCAGTTGCTTACCAAAAGAAAGTAAGCAAAGTATTGCGTGATGGCAATAAAGAATTTGTAAACGTAGTTGATGCAAGTATCGACCAGTTGCAAGATGGTTTCCAAGATTGGATTAACACTGTTGCTGCTAATGCGCCTGCAGGTTCTGATGCTTTCTTATCTTCATTCAAGACTGTATACGGTAGCGCATTGCAAGGTTTTGAACAGTTCCGTGCTGCTAGCAAAGAAGCTTTTGCTACTGCAGAAAAAACTGCTGATCAAGCAATCGAAACTGTGCAAGGTCAAATCGCTCAAGTTAAGAAAGTTGCTACACCTGCATCACGTAGCCGTAAATCAGCTTAA
- the prfA gene encoding peptide chain release factor 1, which produces MKPSMRAKLDHLDTRLAELNSLLTSEEATKDMDAYRKLTREHSDIATVVEQFGLYKQAEADAQAAEEMRKDPEMKDFADEEQKQALATMEELAGVLQKLLLPKDENDERNVFLEIRAGTGGDESALFAGDLLRMYTRFAERQGWKVEIVNSAESDLGGYKEVVLRLVGQSVYSRLKFESGGHRVQRVPQTETQGRIHTSACTVAVMPEADELEAVKINPAELRIDTFRASGAGGQHINKTDSAVRITHLPTGTVVECQDDRSQHRNREQAMKVLVSRIMDAREREKHQLEAQTRKSLIGSGDRSDRIRTYNFPQGRITDHRINLTLYKIDAMMDGDIDDLCNALASEHQAELLAALGDN; this is translated from the coding sequence ATGAAGCCCAGCATGCGGGCTAAGCTAGACCACCTAGACACGCGCTTAGCCGAACTTAACTCCCTATTAACTTCCGAAGAAGCAACCAAAGATATGGATGCCTATCGGAAGCTCACGCGCGAACATTCTGATATTGCTACTGTTGTAGAGCAGTTTGGCCTTTACAAGCAGGCTGAGGCAGATGCGCAAGCAGCAGAAGAAATGCGCAAAGATCCTGAGATGAAGGACTTTGCTGATGAAGAGCAAAAGCAAGCTTTAGCTACTATGGAAGAACTAGCAGGCGTATTGCAAAAGCTCTTGCTACCTAAAGATGAAAATGATGAGCGCAATGTCTTCTTAGAAATTCGTGCAGGTACCGGCGGCGATGAGAGCGCTCTTTTTGCTGGCGACCTCCTGAGAATGTATACCCGCTTTGCTGAACGTCAAGGCTGGAAAGTGGAAATAGTAAATTCTGCTGAATCCGATTTAGGTGGTTACAAAGAAGTGGTCTTGCGACTGGTAGGTCAATCTGTTTACTCTCGCCTGAAGTTTGAATCTGGTGGTCATCGCGTACAACGTGTACCGCAAACAGAGACGCAGGGACGCATTCATACATCTGCCTGCACGGTGGCTGTTATGCCAGAAGCAGACGAACTTGAAGCAGTCAAAATTAATCCTGCAGAATTGCGTATTGACACCTTCCGTGCCTCAGGCGCTGGCGGTCAACATATCAATAAAACGGATTCTGCCGTCCGCATCACTCACTTACCTACTGGTACAGTGGTGGAGTGTCAAGATGATCGTAGCCAACACCGTAATCGCGAGCAGGCAATGAAGGTATTAGTTTCTCGCATCATGGACGCGCGCGAACGCGAGAAGCATCAACTTGAAGCACAGACTCGCAAATCTCTGATCGGCTCAGGTGATCGCAGTGATCGCATTCGCACTTATAACTTTCCCCAAGGTCGCATCACCGACCACCGCATCAACCTCACGCTCTATAAAATTGATGCGATGATGGATGGTGATATCGATGATCTTTGCAATGCACTTGCATCTGAGCACCAGGCAGAATTACTTGCGGCTCTTGGTGATAACTAA
- the rmuC gene encoding DNA recombination protein RmuC, translating to MTFDLGSLLLFGLPFGVCAGLLVYAFNLRSTLARVELQAQTELALGLNLRNERDQALQNAIRLEAELDSERKQGLGRIESLNEAKEALTNQFKNLANEILEDKSKRFTEQNAASLDALLKPLQTKLTEFKEQVSTSYGNEARERHALKSEIERLANLNLRMSDETRSLTQALKGDSKVQGNWGELVLESILESSGLRKGEEYLVQDSHTQTDGSRLQPDVVIKLPEGRSLVVDSKVSITAYARHAETTDPAIAEQELAAHIQSLRQHIQGLSGKNYSSLYGVGSVDFVLMFVPIEPAFLLALKTAPNLYQEALAKNIVLVCPSTLMATLRTVAHLWRQDHQNRNALEIAKQCGNLYDKFVGFVDDLEKLGQRLDQAQTSYHDAFNKLKTGKGNLIRSAEKVRELGVKPTKNLAPPLIESSSDFE from the coding sequence GTGACTTTTGATTTAGGCTCTCTTTTACTGTTTGGCCTGCCATTTGGAGTTTGTGCAGGCCTTTTAGTTTATGCGTTCAACTTACGCTCTACCCTTGCGCGTGTTGAACTGCAGGCCCAAACAGAGCTTGCTCTAGGGCTCAACTTACGTAACGAGCGCGACCAAGCTTTGCAAAATGCTATCCGCCTTGAAGCAGAGTTAGATTCGGAACGTAAACAAGGTCTAGGCAGAATTGAGTCACTCAATGAAGCTAAAGAGGCCTTAACAAATCAGTTCAAAAATTTAGCCAACGAGATTCTGGAAGATAAGTCCAAGCGCTTTACCGAACAAAATGCAGCTAGTCTGGATGCTCTCTTAAAGCCGCTGCAAACTAAGCTTACAGAATTTAAAGAACAGGTAAGCACTTCCTACGGTAATGAAGCGCGGGAACGTCATGCCCTCAAAAGCGAAATTGAGCGTCTAGCTAATCTCAACCTGCGCATGTCCGATGAGACTCGCTCTCTTACCCAAGCCCTCAAGGGTGACTCCAAGGTACAAGGCAATTGGGGTGAGTTGGTCCTAGAGTCGATTTTGGAGTCTTCTGGCCTGCGCAAAGGCGAAGAGTATCTTGTGCAAGATAGTCATACACAAACCGATGGTTCACGTCTGCAACCAGACGTTGTCATCAAACTGCCGGAAGGCAGAAGCCTGGTGGTGGATAGCAAAGTATCCATAACTGCATATGCCCGGCATGCTGAAACTACCGATCCAGCGATTGCGGAGCAAGAATTGGCTGCACACATTCAATCGCTTCGCCAACATATTCAAGGCCTCTCTGGTAAAAACTACAGTTCTCTTTATGGCGTGGGCTCAGTTGATTTTGTACTCATGTTCGTGCCAATCGAGCCAGCATTCTTACTGGCATTAAAAACTGCGCCAAATCTATATCAAGAAGCTCTTGCAAAAAATATTGTGCTGGTTTGCCCAAGCACCTTAATGGCAACCTTGAGAACAGTGGCCCACTTGTGGAGACAGGATCATCAGAACCGCAATGCGCTTGAGATCGCAAAACAATGTGGCAATCTCTATGATAAGTTTGTTGGATTCGTGGATGACTTAGAGAAATTGGGGCAACGCTTAGATCAAGCTCAAACAAGCTATCACGATGCATTCAATAAACTCAAAACTGGTAAAGGCAATCTCATACGCTCTGCAGAAAAAGTACGAGAGCTTGGCGTGAAACCCACCAAGAACCTGGCTCCACCGCTCATTGAGTCCTCATCTGACTTTGAGTAA
- the prmC gene encoding peptide chain release factor N(5)-glutamine methyltransferase, giving the protein MSEDLSLRSLLRDSALSPTEAKILMAHVLEKYYQLPRSALLSRDDMLLQAEAMADWKALETRRLNGEPIAYLVGKRGFHNIELYVAPGVLIPRPETELLVEIGLREIECLDTHVSILDLGTGSGAIALAIAHEAPNAKVTATDQSLAALEIAKINAEQLNVTSRVQFLLGSWYEALDGDMSFDIILSNPPYIAAQDVHLNQGDLRFEPVSALTDHGSGLTCLEKIITGAQLHLNPNGLLALEHGFDQSEAVVALMKLAGLRDIQTHLDLGGHYRVASGRK; this is encoded by the coding sequence GTGAGTGAAGATTTAAGCCTGCGCTCTCTATTACGAGACTCAGCACTGAGTCCGACTGAGGCAAAAATTCTCATGGCTCATGTTCTGGAAAAGTATTACCAATTACCTCGTTCTGCTCTGTTATCTAGAGATGACATGCTCCTTCAAGCCGAAGCAATGGCCGATTGGAAGGCGCTGGAAACCCGAAGACTCAATGGTGAACCGATTGCTTACCTAGTTGGTAAAAGAGGATTTCACAATATTGAACTTTATGTAGCTCCTGGAGTTTTGATACCACGCCCAGAAACAGAGCTGCTTGTAGAGATTGGTTTACGTGAAATTGAATGTTTAGATACTCACGTCAGTATTTTGGATTTAGGAACTGGCTCTGGCGCTATTGCTTTAGCAATTGCTCACGAAGCTCCAAATGCAAAAGTAACTGCCACCGATCAATCTCTAGCGGCGCTAGAAATTGCCAAAATAAATGCAGAGCAATTGAATGTTACTTCTCGTGTGCAGTTTTTACTGGGTAGCTGGTACGAGGCATTGGATGGGGATATGTCTTTTGACATCATCCTCAGCAATCCACCCTATATTGCCGCCCAAGATGTGCACTTAAATCAGGGTGACCTTCGTTTTGAGCCGGTTTCAGCCCTTACGGATCACGGCAGCGGGCTCACCTGCCTAGAAAAGATCATTACAGGCGCTCAATTACACCTCAATCCAAATGGCTTGCTTGCCCTTGAGCATGGTTTTGACCAATCTGAAGCGGTTGTAGCGCTGATGAAGTTAGCGGGTCTTCGCGATATTCAAACTCATTTAGATTTGGGCGGCCATTACCGTGTCGCCTCTGGCAGAAAATAG
- a CDS encoding MFS transporter — translation MQKQNSHSYRKVAIAACFGTFLEWYDFLTFATLAVVFAPLFFPSSDPNTALLASLATFGVGMVVRPIGAALFGSMGDRIGRKPVFMITIALMGVATVCVGFLPTYAQAGIWAPILLVSLRLLQGLSAGGEIGGSAVYLTEHAGSDYRGFKTSFLQLMGPLGILFSTLQIALLRGHLSPEEFLAWGWRVPFWVSLILLLIAFKARMALEETPVFLELIKKGQETESQLINNFKDPEIRKRMFLLFLCVSSSGAILFFCVQVYTSIFLKATVQVPAKLVDQLNIYATLSLLPMTIFSGWLSDKFGRRKIVLSGLILGALLILPAFYLLEIAAIGARANHPSSVMVIAIILIGLSGILALVVGPQTALIAELFPAKSRNSAATLPHNLAAGWIGGLLPFIVTWINQYWGNSIAGLWYPSIFLAISALIAIKYLPETSGTSLIK, via the coding sequence ATGCAAAAACAGAATTCACACTCCTATCGAAAAGTAGCTATTGCAGCCTGCTTTGGCACGTTTTTAGAGTGGTATGACTTCCTAACATTTGCCACGTTGGCGGTAGTTTTTGCCCCACTCTTCTTTCCCTCCTCAGACCCTAATACAGCCCTTTTGGCGAGCCTAGCGACTTTCGGCGTTGGAATGGTAGTCAGACCCATTGGAGCCGCTCTCTTTGGCTCTATGGGTGATCGCATCGGTCGTAAACCTGTCTTCATGATCACCATTGCGCTGATGGGGGTTGCAACTGTTTGCGTGGGCTTTTTGCCAACTTATGCTCAGGCAGGGATTTGGGCGCCAATCCTGCTTGTAAGCCTACGACTCCTTCAGGGACTTTCTGCTGGCGGTGAAATTGGCGGCAGCGCCGTTTACCTTACAGAGCATGCTGGAAGCGATTACAGGGGATTTAAGACTAGCTTTCTACAGCTGATGGGTCCGCTTGGTATTTTGTTTTCTACCCTACAAATTGCTTTACTCCGAGGCCATCTGTCACCCGAAGAATTTCTAGCCTGGGGTTGGCGAGTACCGTTCTGGGTCTCCCTCATATTGTTATTGATCGCCTTTAAGGCGCGTATGGCTTTAGAGGAGACGCCTGTTTTTTTAGAGTTAATAAAAAAAGGGCAAGAGACAGAATCCCAATTGATTAATAATTTTAAGGACCCCGAAATTAGAAAAAGAATGTTCTTACTTTTTCTTTGCGTTTCTTCAAGTGGGGCAATTTTATTTTTCTGTGTACAGGTTTACACATCCATCTTCTTAAAAGCTACAGTGCAGGTTCCCGCAAAACTGGTTGATCAATTAAATATCTACGCCACACTCAGTCTCTTGCCCATGACTATTTTTTCCGGCTGGCTCTCTGATAAGTTTGGGAGAAGAAAAATTGTTCTTAGCGGCTTAATACTGGGGGCTTTATTAATATTGCCGGCGTTTTATTTGCTTGAGATAGCCGCCATCGGCGCCAGAGCAAATCATCCTTCATCAGTAATGGTGATTGCAATCATCTTAATTGGGCTATCTGGCATACTGGCTTTAGTCGTAGGGCCACAAACAGCACTAATTGCAGAATTATTTCCGGCCAAATCTAGGAACAGTGCAGCCACACTACCTCATAATTTAGCAGCTGGCTGGATTGGTGGACTTCTCCCTTTTATTGTTACCTGGATAAATCAATATTGGGGGAATAGCATTGCTGGACTCTGGTATCCAAGCATCTTTTTAGCCATTAGCGCATTAATAGCCATTAAATATCTGCCAGAAACTAGCGGCACATCACTTATAAAGTAG
- a CDS encoding glutathione S-transferase N-terminal domain-containing protein has translation MMVLYSGTNCPFSQRCRLVLFEKGMDFEIRDVDLFNKPEDISVMNPYGQVPILVERDLILYESNIINEYIDERFPHPQLMPPDPVARARARLFLFNFEKELFVHVAALENEKGKAAEKTHEKARLAIRDRLTQLAPIFVKNKYMLGDEFSMLDVAIAPLLWRLEHYGIDLSRNAAALLKYAERIFSRPAYIEALTPSEKVMRR, from the coding sequence ATGATGGTGTTGTACTCGGGTACTAACTGCCCATTCTCGCAACGCTGCCGTTTGGTGCTTTTTGAAAAAGGCATGGATTTTGAAATCCGCGATGTTGACTTGTTCAACAAGCCAGAAGACATCTCCGTAATGAATCCATATGGTCAAGTGCCTATCTTGGTTGAGCGCGATTTAATTTTGTATGAATCTAACATCATCAATGAGTATATTGATGAGCGTTTTCCTCATCCACAATTGATGCCGCCTGATCCAGTAGCACGCGCTCGCGCACGTCTCTTCCTCTTTAATTTTGAGAAAGAGCTATTTGTGCACGTAGCTGCTTTGGAAAATGAAAAAGGTAAGGCTGCTGAAAAAACTCATGAAAAAGCGCGTTTAGCTATTCGTGATCGATTGACTCAGTTGGCACCTATTTTTGTTAAAAACAAGTACATGCTAGGCGATGAGTTTTCAATGCTGGACGTAGCTATTGCGCCGTTGTTGTGGCGTCTTGAGCACTACGGTATCGATCTTTCCCGCAATGCTGCTGCCTTACTTAAATACGCCGAGCGTATTTTTAGTAGACCTGCGTATATCGAAGCACTGACTCCCTCTGAGAAGGTAATGCGCCGCTAA
- a CDS encoding cytochrome b yields the protein MAFHEKEVPADASAAVKLMAWVDSRLPVTEAFKRHMSEYYAPKNLNFFYIFGALAIVVLVNQILTGIFLTMNYKPDAAKAFESVEYIMREVPWGWVIRYMHSTGASLFFVVVYMHMFRGLIYGSYRKPRELIWIFGCAIFLCLMGEAFFGYLLPWGQMSYWGAQVIVNLFSAIPFIGPDLSLWLRGDYVVGDATLNRFFAFHVIAIPLVLIGLVAAHILALHEVGSNNPDGVEIKNTLDANGHPVDGIPFHPYYSVHDVMYLGGFLMIFACIVFFAPEMGGYFLEANNFIPANPFVTPTHIAPVWYFTPFYSMLRATTTNFLLPLWIFLAVILGMFALKSKDMKVKGACAAIALVLAAGFYLFDAKFWGVVIMGGSVVILFFLPWLDHSPVKSIRYRPQFHKYIYGVFVVSFVILGYLGIQPPSPVFEKISQICTIYYLGFFLAMPFWSKLGTFKPVPTRVTFESH from the coding sequence ATGGCATTCCACGAAAAAGAAGTTCCTGCAGACGCCTCCGCAGCCGTAAAGTTAATGGCATGGGTTGACTCACGTCTACCGGTAACCGAGGCATTTAAGCGCCATATGAGCGAGTACTACGCTCCTAAGAATCTGAATTTTTTCTATATCTTTGGTGCTTTAGCGATCGTAGTATTGGTAAACCAGATACTGACTGGTATTTTCTTGACCATGAACTATAAGCCTGATGCTGCAAAGGCTTTTGAGTCAGTTGAATACATCATGCGCGAAGTTCCATGGGGCTGGGTGATTCGCTACATGCATTCCACTGGTGCTTCTCTGTTCTTTGTAGTGGTGTACATGCATATGTTCCGTGGCTTGATCTACGGTTCCTATCGCAAGCCACGTGAACTGATCTGGATTTTCGGTTGTGCGATTTTCTTGTGCTTGATGGGCGAGGCATTCTTTGGTTACCTGCTCCCATGGGGTCAGATGTCCTACTGGGGTGCTCAGGTAATCGTGAACTTATTCTCTGCGATTCCATTCATTGGCCCAGACCTTTCCTTGTGGTTGCGTGGTGACTATGTAGTGGGTGATGCCACACTGAATCGCTTCTTTGCATTCCACGTAATTGCTATTCCATTGGTATTGATTGGCTTAGTAGCAGCGCATATTTTGGCTCTACATGAAGTTGGTTCAAACAATCCTGATGGCGTAGAAATCAAAAATACATTGGATGCCAATGGTCACCCAGTTGACGGCATTCCATTCCACCCTTACTACAGCGTTCATGACGTGATGTACTTAGGTGGATTCTTAATGATTTTTGCTTGCATCGTATTTTTTGCACCAGAGATGGGTGGATATTTCTTGGAAGCGAATAACTTCATTCCAGCAAATCCGTTTGTAACGCCCACACACATTGCTCCAGTTTGGTATTTCACGCCGTTCTACTCAATGTTGCGCGCAACCACCACCAACTTCTTGTTGCCATTGTGGATCTTCTTAGCAGTCATTCTTGGAATGTTTGCTCTGAAGAGTAAAGACATGAAAGTTAAGGGTGCATGCGCAGCAATCGCTCTTGTCTTGGCTGCTGGCTTCTACTTGTTTGATGCGAAGTTCTGGGGTGTTGTAATCATGGGTGGCTCTGTTGTGATCCTGTTCTTCTTGCCTTGGCTTGATCACTCCCCAGTCAAATCCATTCGCTATCGCCCACAATTTCATAAATATATTTATGGTGTATTTGTGGTGAGTTTTGTGATCTTGGGTTACTTGGGTATCCAACCACCATCACCAGTTTTTGAAAAGATTTCTCAGATTTGTACGATTTATTATCTGGGCTTTTTCTTGGCAATGCCTTTCTGGAGCAAGCTTGGTACATTCAAGCCAGTTCCGACGCGCGTTACTTTTGAATCCCATTAA
- the grxD gene encoding Grx4 family monothiol glutaredoxin codes for MDTQAQIKEIVTSHPVVLFMKGTAQFPQCGFSGNAINILRASGVENLHTVNVLEDAGIRQGIKEFANWPTIPQLYINGEFIGGSDIMTEMFQSGELQKLVTA; via the coding sequence ATGGACACGCAAGCTCAAATTAAAGAAATCGTCACTAGTCATCCTGTTGTATTGTTTATGAAGGGAACTGCACAGTTTCCACAATGTGGCTTCTCTGGAAATGCCATCAACATCTTGCGCGCGAGTGGAGTTGAGAATCTTCACACTGTGAACGTTTTAGAAGATGCAGGCATTCGTCAGGGCATTAAGGAGTTTGCAAATTGGCCAACCATTCCTCAGCTCTATATCAATGGTGAATTTATTGGTGGCTCTGACATCATGACTGAAATGTTTCAGTCTGGTGAACTTCAAAAACTCGTTACTGCTTAA
- the hemA gene encoding glutamyl-tRNA reductase yields MKLLTLGINHHTAPLAVREKVAFDPEFLQEALHDLRQHLVGANQAGLPEATILSTCNRTEVYCAANDASAAGLLHEATFDWLAKTQQLAPSSLEPHIYSLPQSDAVRHAFRVACGLDSMVIGETQILGQMKDAVRTANDAGVLGTYLNQLFQKTFAVAKEVRGSTEIGAHSISMAAASVRLSERIFEKISDQKILFIGAGEMITLCATHFVARKPKNVAIANRTIERGQELADSISAQDVEAESFKLSELPGRLHEFDIIVSSTASSLPIIGLGMVESALKQRRHKPMVMIDLAVPRDFEPEISRLDDIYLYTVDDLGVMIQTGANLRQAAVSQAEAIIEDRVGNFMHWMQGRNAVPLIQDIQQQGERMRQLELERAMKRLMRGEDPQEVLNAMAQGLTNKFLHGSLHALQHSNGAERDALIKLLPKLFASHSKPEEH; encoded by the coding sequence ATGAAGTTGTTGACACTCGGCATCAATCATCACACAGCGCCGCTAGCCGTTCGGGAAAAAGTCGCCTTTGACCCTGAATTTCTTCAAGAAGCGTTACACGATTTACGCCAGCACTTAGTTGGCGCGAATCAGGCTGGGCTGCCCGAGGCTACGATTTTGTCAACTTGCAACCGTACCGAAGTCTACTGTGCAGCAAATGATGCGAGTGCCGCAGGTCTTTTGCATGAGGCTACTTTTGATTGGTTGGCTAAAACTCAACAGCTTGCTCCAAGCAGTCTTGAGCCCCATATATATTCCTTGCCACAATCAGATGCAGTTCGGCATGCCTTCAGAGTTGCTTGTGGTTTAGATTCCATGGTGATTGGTGAGACCCAAATCTTGGGTCAAATGAAAGATGCAGTTCGCACCGCAAATGATGCCGGGGTTTTAGGAACGTATCTCAATCAGCTCTTTCAGAAAACTTTCGCAGTTGCGAAAGAAGTGCGTGGCTCTACTGAAATTGGCGCTCATTCTATTTCGATGGCTGCAGCATCCGTTCGCTTATCCGAACGGATCTTTGAAAAAATTTCAGATCAAAAGATTTTGTTTATTGGCGCCGGTGAAATGATCACTTTATGTGCCACCCATTTTGTTGCACGTAAGCCAAAGAATGTCGCCATTGCCAATCGCACCATTGAGCGTGGTCAGGAGTTAGCAGACTCTATTTCTGCGCAAGATGTAGAGGCTGAATCCTTCAAGCTTTCAGAGCTCCCAGGACGTTTGCACGAGTTCGACATTATTGTGTCTAGTACCGCCTCCTCCCTGCCCATCATTGGCCTTGGCATGGTCGAGAGCGCCCTAAAACAACGTCGCCATAAGCCAATGGTCATGATTGACTTAGCGGTACCCCGAGACTTTGAGCCAGAGATCTCCAGATTGGATGACATCTATCTCTATACGGTGGATGATTTAGGAGTAATGATTCAGACTGGTGCCAACTTACGTCAAGCAGCGGTAAGTCAAGCAGAAGCCATTATTGAAGACCGCGTTGGTAACTTTATGCATTGGATGCAAGGTCGTAATGCGGTTCCACTCATTCAAGATATTCAGCAACAAGGTGAACGCATGCGTCAACTTGAGCTCGAGCGCGCTATGAAACGCTTAATGCGCGGCGAAGATCCTCAGGAAGTTCTCAATGCGATGGCACAAGGTTTAACTAATAAATTTTTACATGGCTCACTCCATGCACTGCAACACTCTAATGGCGCTGAGCGTGACGCCTTGATTAAGTTGTTACCTAAATTATTCGCCTCGCATTCCAAGCCAGAAGAGCATTAG
- a CDS encoding cytochrome c1, whose translation MKRILQTLMGVCQATVLVAALGFGVSANANEGGFPLDKAPDRVSNNASLQNGAKIFVNYCLNCHSATSMRYNRLRDIGLTDQQIKDNLILTDAKVGDLMTISMTPKEGKAWFGKTPPDLSVEARARGTDWLYTYFRTFYKDDTTQTGWNNLVYPNVGMPHVLWQLQGERAAKFEERKDPHDDSRMEKVFVGFEQLTPGIMKSQEYDDNIADLVSFMSWMAEPVQLERKRLGVVVLLFLALFTLLAWRLNKAYWKDIH comes from the coding sequence ATGAAACGAATTCTGCAAACTTTGATGGGCGTCTGCCAAGCTACTGTTTTGGTTGCTGCCCTAGGCTTTGGTGTAAGCGCCAATGCAAATGAAGGCGGCTTTCCTTTGGACAAGGCGCCGGATCGTGTAAGCAACAACGCATCACTGCAAAATGGTGCAAAGATTTTTGTGAACTATTGCTTAAACTGCCACTCAGCAACCAGCATGCGTTACAACCGCTTGCGTGATATTGGTTTGACCGATCAACAGATCAAAGACAACCTCATTTTGACTGATGCCAAAGTGGGCGATTTGATGACGATCTCTATGACTCCAAAAGAAGGCAAGGCCTGGTTTGGTAAGACTCCACCTGACCTCTCTGTTGAGGCGCGTGCTCGCGGAACGGATTGGCTGTACACCTACTTCCGTACTTTCTACAAAGATGACACCACTCAGACTGGTTGGAATAACTTGGTTTATCCAAACGTTGGTATGCCGCATGTGCTTTGGCAGTTGCAGGGCGAGCGCGCAGCTAAGTTTGAGGAGCGTAAAGATCCTCATGACGACAGCAGAATGGAGAAGGTATTTGTAGGCTTTGAGCAATTAACTCCAGGCATCATGAAGTCACAAGAGTACGACGACAATATTGCCGACTTAGTTTCATTCATGTCATGGATGGCTGAGCCGGTTCAGTTAGAGCGTAAGCGTCTGGGTGTAGTGGTGCTCTTATTCTTAGCACTCTTTACTCTCTTGGCTTGGCGCTTGAACAAGGCTTACTGGAAAGATATTCACTAA